CGACGAAGGCGTCCAGGTCCGCGCGGGCCGAGAGCGGGTCGCGGTGGATCCGCGCCGCGACCTCGATGTCCAGGCCGAGCATGCGCTCGATCTCGGTGATCAGGTCCGGCAGCGGCTGCCCCACGAACTTGCGCAGGGTGCGCAGCTCCTCGGACAGCCGTCCCAGGCGCTCGTAGGCGACCGGGGAGTAGTGCTCGGCGTCCCCCGGGTCGTCGACGGCGTCGACGAGGCTGCCGCTCTCGGCGGTCAGGTCGAGAACCGTGCGGCGCAGCAGGTCCTCGGATTCCTCGCCCTCCGCGCTCTCCTCGGCGGCGGGTCCGGTGAGGTCACGGCGGGTGTGGCGGGCCAGTTCGGAGGCGCGCTTGCCGAGGGCAGCCAGGTCCCGGGGCCCCATCCGCCAGCGGGGGCCGGTGAGCAGGCGGGCCAGTTCGTTCCCGGCGGAGGCGTCGTGGACCACCCGCAGGGTGGCGATGATGTCGCGGACCTCGGGCACCAGCATGAGCCCGCCCAGGCCGACGACCTCCACCGGGATGTCCTGCGCCTCCAGGGCCTCGCGCAGCGGCGGGAACTGGGAGCGCTTACGGCACAGGACCGCGATGTCGCCGGGACTGATCCGCCCCTCCTGTCCCCCACCGGACTCACCTTCGGGCCAGGCCCTGCCGTCCGGGGCGAAGACCGATCCGCCCGCGTCCTCGGCGGTGGCCTCGACCAGCCCCCGCACCTGCTGGGCGATCCACGCCGCCTCCTCGGTCTCGGTGGAGAACAGCGCGGTCAGCGCGGTCCCCCGTCCCCTGCGCGCGGGTCCGGGGTGCAGGATCGGCACGTCCGCCGCTTCCGCCCGCAGCGGTTCGGAGATCCGCTCGGCGACGTTCAGGACCTTCTCACCGTTGCGAAAACTCAGGGACAGCCGACGCACCGAAGCAGGCTTCCCCGGCGCGATCGGGAAGTCCGTGGGAAAGCTGGTGAGGTTGGCCGCGATCGCCCCGCGCCAGCCGTAGATGGACTGGCAGGGGTCGCCCACCGCCGTGACCGCGTGTCCGTCGCCGAAGAGCGCGCGCAGCAGCACCAGCTGGGCGTGGCTGGTGTCCTGGTACTCGTCCAGGAGCACCACGCGGAAGCGCCCGCGTTCGATCAGCCCGACCTCGGGGTGGTTCTGCGCGATCCGGGCGGCCAACGCCATCTGGTCGCCGAAGTCCATCGCCTCACGGGTGTGCTTGGCGTGGTTGTAGCGCTCCACCAGCGGCAGGAGCTCCTCCCGGCGGCGCTGGGTGTCCACCAGGTCCCGGGTGGGCTGGGTGGGTTTGCGGGACATCGCGTCCACCCCCGCCTGGATCCAGCGCCCCACCCCGCGCACCTGGTCGGCGGTGGTGAGGTGGTCGGAGATCTGCCCGGACAGGTCCAGCACCCGGCGGGTGACGGTGTCCGCGCCGACGTTGACGTGGTCCATCGGCCCGTCGTACTCGCCGACGATCCGTGCGGCCAGCTGCCAGGCCTGGCCCTCGCTCAGCAGCCGCGAGGTGGGCTCGACCGCCTCGCGCAAAGCATGGTCACCCACGATGCGCCCGGCGTAGGAGTTGTACGTGGAGACCGTGGGCTCGCCGTCCAGCAGCTCGCCCGGGAGCTGCTCGGTGGCGCGCAGCTGCTCCAGGCGCTTGCGCACCCGCTCGGCCAGTTCGGCGGTGGCCTTGCGCGTGAAGGTCAGGCCGAGGACCTGTTCCGGGCGCACGTGCCCGTTGGCGACCAGCCAGACCACCCTCGAAGCCATCGTCTCGCTCTTGCCCGAACCCGCTCCGGCGATGACCACACCGGGTTCCAGCGGCGCCGCGATGACCTGGGCCTGCTCGGTCGTCGGCTCGGGTCGCTGGAGCAGCCGAGCGAGCTCGGCCGGGCTGAAGCGGGGGCGGTGCTCCTCGGCAGCCTCGAAAGCCACGGGGGCGGCGGGGGTGGGTTCAGACATGTCGGCCCTCGTCCTGAACCGGGCAGCAGGCGCGTACGGCGCACGAGTTGCATCCGGTGTTGCGGGTGGCGGCGAAGCGGGATCCGCCCATGCCGGTGGCGACCTCGTGCACGAGGGTCTGCGCCCATCCGGGGTCGGGGTCCTCGCCCAGCGGGGGCTGAGCCTGTTCGCGCGCCTTCTTGCTGAGTGCGGCCTTGCCGACCTGGACCAGCGCGGCGCCGCCGGGTTCGGCCAGGCCGAGTTTGGCGAACGCACCCTTGAGCACGGCCATCTGGTAGACGCCGAGCTGGGGGTGTCGGGCCAGGTCGTCGGCCTTGGTGCCGCCGGTCTTGAGGTCCACGACCACGGCGCGGCCCTCGGTGTCGCGTTCGAGGCGGTCCACTCGGCCGGTGATCTCGATGCCGCCCACGTCCACCTTGAAACCCTCCTCCGTGACGACCAGCTCGCGGTCGTTGGTGGCGTCCCAGGTGATGAACTTGCGGACCATCTCGTCCGCCCGGTCGCGCTGCTTGTCGGACTGCCAAGGCCCGCCGAAGTCGAGGTCGGTCCAGATCTCGTCCATCCGGGAGCTGACCTCCTCCGCGCTGCTGCCCTGGGCGACCAGGACGGCGACCGCGTGCACGACGGTGCCGAGCGCGGAGGCGGAGTCGCCCGAAGAGGCCCCGGCGGCGCGCTCCAGCAGCCAGCGCAGCTGACAGTTGGTGAAGCTCTCCACCTGGGAGGGCGAGACCCGGATGGTGTCCTCGGGGTCGGAGAGCGGGCGGTCGTCGGTGAACGGGGTGAGCGCGTACCACTCCGCCGGATCGGCCCCCCGTACCCCTTCCTCGGCCAGGCGGGCCAGATGGGCTGCGGCCGCCTCACGCAGCGGCCCGGGCGCGGAAGGGTCGGTGACCACCGAGCGCAGGTCGGCGACGAGCGCGGGCAGGGAGAGCCAGCGGCGGCCGGTACTCACCGGCTCCGGGTCGCCCATCCCCATCTCGTTGAGGAAACGCGAAGGCCGCTCGTCGGTGTCCTCACCGCCCACACAGGTCACGTAGAGGGAACGGCGGGCGCGGGTGAGCGCCACGTAGAACAGGCGGCGCTCCTCGTCCAGCAGTTTGGAGGCCAGGGCCGCACCGAAGGAGTCCGCGGAGTGGCTCTCGGCGTCCACCAGCTCCTCCACGCCGAGCAGCGAACCGCGCAGGCGCAGGTCCGGCCACTCGCCCTCCTGGGCCCCGGCCACCACGACCAGCCCCCACTCCAGGCCCTTGGAGCGGTGGGCGGTGAGGATGCGCACCGCCTCGCCCTCGGGCGCGCGTTCGGCGAGGCTGTCCCCGGGGATTTCCTGGGCGGCCAGATCGTCGAGGAAGCCGTCGGGGGTGCCGGGCGGCAGCCGGTCGCAGTAGCGGGCGGCGCTCTCGAACAGCGCGACCACGGCGTCGAGGTCGCGGTCGGCGGCGGCACCCCGGCGGCCTCCGGCCTGGCTGGCGCGCAGGAAGCGGTCGGCCAGACCGCTGTCGCGCCACAGCTCCCAGAGGACCTGTTCGGCGTCGGATCCCTTGGCGGTGAGGTCGCGGACGGTACGCAGGGCCCCCGCCACCCGGGTGGCGGGAGCGGCGATGGCGGGGTCCACCAGGGTGAGTTCCCGGGGGTCGCGCAGCGCGTCCACGAGCAGCTGGGAGGAGGGCCGGTACCCGGCAGGCTCAGCTTCCCCTGCTGCGCTTTCCCCGGCTTCGCCCTCTTCCCTGACCCGGTCCAGATCCAGGCGGCGCAGTGCCCGCACCAGACGCCGCAACCGCACCGTGTCGGCCTCGCCGAACGGGCTCATCAAAAGCTCGCGGGCGGCGTCGTCGTCCAGTTCCTCGGGGCGCAGGCCGTAGCGGATCAGGCCGAGCATCGGACGGACGATCGGTTCGGCGGCCACCGGCAGGTCGTCCGAGCCCACGACCACCGGCACCGAGGCGGCGGTGAGCGCGCGGCGCAGGACCGGGAGCTGGCGGCTGGAGGAGCGCACCAGCACCGCCATGTCCGACCACGGGACCCCGTCCATCAGGTGGGCGCGGCGCAGGGTGTCGGCGATGACCGCGGCCTCCTGGGTGGCGCTGTCGGCCATCAGGACGTGCACCTCGCCGTCGGGGACCCCCTCGGCCGGGGTGAGGGCGCGGTGGGCGTTGACCTGGCCGCGCGCGGAGGACACAGCGGGCAGGCGGCGGGTGAGGCCGCGCGAGGCCGCCAGCAGGACGGAACCGCTGCGACGACAGGTCTGCAGCGCGACCACCGGAGCGTCCTTGCGCTCCAGGGTGGGGAACCGGCTGGGGAAGTCCAGGATGTTGTGCACCTCGGCGCCGCGGAAGGCGTAGATGGACTGGTCCGGGTCGCCGACCGCGATGAGGTCGCGGCCGTCCCCGGCCAGGGCGCGCAGCAGCTCCTCCTGGGCGGGGTCGGTGTCCTGGTACTCGTCCACGAACACCACCTCGTGAGCGGACCGCTCGCGCTCCTGCACCTCGGGGTCGGTGAGCATGTTGGCGGCCACCCGCACCAGCTCGGCGTAGTTGAGCGTGGGCACGGGGGCGATGTCGAAGCGGCCGTTCATCCGGGAGAGGAACCCGGCCGCGGCGGTCCAGTCGTCGCGGTCGCGTTCGGCGGCCATCCCGGCCAGCGTCTGCGGGCCGAGCCCGCGTTCCTGGGCGCGCATGAGGAAGTCGCGCAGCTCCTCGGCGAAACCGCGGGTCTCCAGGGCGGGACGCAGCCGCTCGGGCCAGGCCTGCGCGCCGTCCTCGAACTCCCACTTCAGCAGCTCGCGCACCTCCATGAGCTGCTCGGGGCCGGACAGCAGCCGGGGCGGCAGGTCGCCCATCCGCTGGAACTCACGGCGGATGAGGGAGTAGGCGTAACTGTGGAAGGTCAGCGCCAAGGGTTCGCGGGTGGTGCGGCGCAGGCGGCCGGTGATGCGCTCACGGAGCTCCTGCGCGGCTTTTCGGCTGAAGGTGAGCACCAGGATGCGCGAGGGGTCCACGCCGCGGTTGTCGATGCGGTCGACGACGGCCTCGACGATGGTGGTGGTCTTGCCGGTCCCGGGGCCCGCCAGGACGAGGAGCGGCCCGCCCGGGTGATCGACCACGCGCTGCTGGTTCTCGTCCAGCACCGGAGGCGGCTGCACCTGGTGGGCGCGCCGCACAAGACGGTACGGGGATGTGTTCACACCTCCAGTTCACCAGAGGTGGACGACCATCCCGGACGTCAACGGACGTCAGAGGAGGGAACGGACCGCCCCTGCGGCCCTCGTCAGCCCTCGTTTCCCCCGTCCCACCGGGCCTGCCGCATGTCCACCCGATCACTGCCGGGCCGCATCGGAGTGCCCTCCTCGGCGTAGCGGGAAAGGGCCCGCACCTCGTGCCCGGAGGCCGGTCGCCCGTCCGCGCGCACCACCCGCCACCAGGGCACTCCCCCGCCCCACTGGGACATGACCGAACCCACCTGCCGTGGCCCGCCGCGGCCGACGTACTCGGCGATGTCGCCGTAGCTCATCACCTTGCCGGGCGGGATCCGCTCGACCACGGACAGGACGTCCTCGGTGTACTCGTCGGGTCCACCGTCCCGGGGCAGCGCTTCGGTCATGGAGGTGAGCCTAGCCACCCACACCGACAGGCGCCGCCCCGCTCCGGCTACTCAGGGACGGCGTTGCTGTGTGAGCCCCAGGCGAGCTCGGGGTCCCGTCTGCGCGCGGCCCTGGCCTTGACCAGACCGTAGGCCCCCAGGATCGCGATGGCTCCGCCGCCGATCCACGCGGTCAGCGCGGCCCCGGTGATGTGGGTGAACCCCAGCATCCACGGCAGGGCGAACAGGACAAGCCCGCCGACCAGCACGCCGACCTCGCTCGACAGAGCGCCGGGGCGGGTCAACGACACCGAGGCGGCCAGAATGACCGCCAGCCCCAGCACGAAGAACAACCCTCCGGAGAATCCCAGCATCCCGTGCACGACCCAGCTCAGGCCCACCACG
This DNA window, taken from Nocardiopsis exhalans, encodes the following:
- a CDS encoding ATP-dependent helicase, with product MSEPTPAAPVAFEAAEEHRPRFSPAELARLLQRPEPTTEQAQVIAAPLEPGVVIAGAGSGKSETMASRVVWLVANGHVRPEQVLGLTFTRKATAELAERVRKRLEQLRATEQLPGELLDGEPTVSTYNSYAGRIVGDHALREAVEPTSRLLSEGQAWQLAARIVGEYDGPMDHVNVGADTVTRRVLDLSGQISDHLTTADQVRGVGRWIQAGVDAMSRKPTQPTRDLVDTQRRREELLPLVERYNHAKHTREAMDFGDQMALAARIAQNHPEVGLIERGRFRVVLLDEYQDTSHAQLVLLRALFGDGHAVTAVGDPCQSIYGWRGAIAANLTSFPTDFPIAPGKPASVRRLSLSFRNGEKVLNVAERISEPLRAEAADVPILHPGPARRGRGTALTALFSTETEEAAWIAQQVRGLVEATAEDAGGSVFAPDGRAWPEGESGGGQEGRISPGDIAVLCRKRSQFPPLREALEAQDIPVEVVGLGGLMLVPEVRDIIATLRVVHDASAGNELARLLTGPRWRMGPRDLAALGKRASELARHTRRDLTGPAAEESAEGEESEDLLRRTVLDLTAESGSLVDAVDDPGDAEHYSPVAYERLGRLSEELRTLRKFVGQPLPDLITEIERMLGLDIEVAARIHRDPLSARADLDAFVDHAVRFVGNTEDPTLGSFLGYLNAAEENESALSPGERVGGSDSVKLMTMHGAKGLEWPVVILPGVSSGKRAPLFPAKARDSLAWVKADYLLPYPLRGDRSSLPALRGVEKDDIAAFKEAEEARHLMEERRLAYVAVTRASYALVCTGHWWGRTGSTPRGPSEFLEEIRAACERGAGSVVRWDPPPDPEDTNPHDEEESSAVWPPQDLRAEADAEAGAPSSVPVVSDPVPDFEFGPEPDFEYEPEFDPEFDDVPPVPEYEPVPAPESGPAPALPAPAEDSRRAQILAGADLVENARARIREGRPAGPRKTPEGLRRRLQGWERDTELLLAHRDRATTGPGEGPVQVELPDHLSVSSMVWLARDPSALARQIRRPLPRPPAPHTRRGTAFHTWLEQRFGQNATLLDELPGAADETAGEDEDLAELQRRFEESEWGPRIPTEVEVPFETVIGDRLIRGRMDAVFHDAETGRYDVVDWKTGRPPGNNVERRAVSVQLAAYRLAWADLAGVELEEVRAAFHYVRAGETVRPADLLDAEGLAALITNIPEPT
- a CDS encoding ATP-dependent helicase codes for the protein MRRAHQVQPPPVLDENQQRVVDHPGGPLLVLAGPGTGKTTTIVEAVVDRIDNRGVDPSRILVLTFSRKAAQELRERITGRLRRTTREPLALTFHSYAYSLIRREFQRMGDLPPRLLSGPEQLMEVRELLKWEFEDGAQAWPERLRPALETRGFAEELRDFLMRAQERGLGPQTLAGMAAERDRDDWTAAAGFLSRMNGRFDIAPVPTLNYAELVRVAANMLTDPEVQERERSAHEVVFVDEYQDTDPAQEELLRALAGDGRDLIAVGDPDQSIYAFRGAEVHNILDFPSRFPTLERKDAPVVALQTCRRSGSVLLAASRGLTRRLPAVSSARGQVNAHRALTPAEGVPDGEVHVLMADSATQEAAVIADTLRRAHLMDGVPWSDMAVLVRSSSRQLPVLRRALTAASVPVVVGSDDLPVAAEPIVRPMLGLIRYGLRPEELDDDAARELLMSPFGEADTVRLRRLVRALRRLDLDRVREEGEAGESAAGEAEPAGYRPSSQLLVDALRDPRELTLVDPAIAAPATRVAGALRTVRDLTAKGSDAEQVLWELWRDSGLADRFLRASQAGGRRGAAADRDLDAVVALFESAARYCDRLPPGTPDGFLDDLAAQEIPGDSLAERAPEGEAVRILTAHRSKGLEWGLVVVAGAQEGEWPDLRLRGSLLGVEELVDAESHSADSFGAALASKLLDEERRLFYVALTRARRSLYVTCVGGEDTDERPSRFLNEMGMGDPEPVSTGRRWLSLPALVADLRSVVTDPSAPGPLREAAAAHLARLAEEGVRGADPAEWYALTPFTDDRPLSDPEDTIRVSPSQVESFTNCQLRWLLERAAGASSGDSASALGTVVHAVAVLVAQGSSAEEVSSRMDEIWTDLDFGGPWQSDKQRDRADEMVRKFITWDATNDRELVVTEEGFKVDVGGIEITGRVDRLERDTEGRAVVVDLKTGGTKADDLARHPQLGVYQMAVLKGAFAKLGLAEPGGAALVQVGKAALSKKAREQAQPPLGEDPDPGWAQTLVHEVATGMGGSRFAATRNTGCNSCAVRACCPVQDEGRHV
- a CDS encoding MGMT family protein produces the protein MTEALPRDGGPDEYTEDVLSVVERIPPGKVMSYGDIAEYVGRGGPRQVGSVMSQWGGGVPWWRVVRADGRPASGHEVRALSRYAEEGTPMRPGSDRVDMRQARWDGGNEG
- a CDS encoding SPW repeat domain-containing protein, translating into MREKGRWADWAAVALGLVVGLSWVVHGMLGFSGGLFFVLGLAVILAASVSLTRPGALSSEVGVLVGGLVLFALPWMLGFTHITGAALTAWIGGGAIAILGAYGLVKARAARRRDPELAWGSHSNAVPE